ATAAAAGTACCTTAAGTAACAATTGTCAAGAAGATAATTtaccttaatatttttttttttcaaatttaaacgGCCAAGCCAgatacatattttgactaaggtgtagagtttatGAATTTAGAGTTAGGGCGTGTAGAGTTAGAAGTCTATGTACATGAGATCTGATAAgtttttgacagtgcgagccttaaggtgacagtccatttccaaccggagctgcactactgttcattttactatggaaattgacagtaaaagcgacgcgttcagtaccagtagtgcagctgcggtcagaaatggaatgttacccttatgacGAGACTTGGCAACATTTTGCATGAAAATGTTTTGGTGGGATTATTACTAGCGTACTGGCGTGTTCAATAAAGTGTGATAACTAATGCAATAGTAGATACCTACGTAGGTATTTGATTGTGTCTAAGACGTAAGTAGTTAGTCACAAAGTACGTAAGTAGGTAGcatgtgttgagttatctagTACTAAAATTCCCTTCCGGGTAGACTAAGGATGATATATAAGTACTAATTGACAGTAATTATCATTCCAACAGTCGACAACGCAAAGTTAGCAGTCACACTGATAGATTCACTATGTTTTTGAggtgtttatttataagtttgttTGCTATTAGTTTTGCTTATAGTTCCGGTATGTATAACAACCtgatatttttgtaaatataacATGGCCTGTGTAGTCAATCTTCGGACATAGAATTTATCATAAAATGTAGATCTGGCATTTGCCCTTATATTGTTGACCGATTGTTCAAAGACTGATTTACCCATACTTTTCTTATCGTTCACGATCATCGATCATTCAAGTTGTGTTCTTTCATCTTAACTATTGCTGAACAGTGGTTTATGTTATCTGTTTTATTCTATCGTTCAATCATATCTGACAACGAcattatgtaataattaaatgtttttattttataatatagggTGCCTGCCATATTTATTGGCCAGTCCTTAATAATCTGAAGtaacaagccaattgaaaccttattattaaaagtggCCATTCATTACTAtagtatacagtgtggaaagataagtcgggccctggagggaaattaccttaaatccttaagctggctcattttacttaaaggagacattcctttatttttaaaaagaaacaaaactgcattcaaaggttttctaaaactcgcttgccctgcccgggactcgaaccaactaaaatgaaaaaaaaaaaaacaaacactccctattttattatactaatcgatttatttttaagaccaaatgtttgttagagaaatttaatcctgaataataatactatcaaTTAGTATCATAAAATAGggagtgtttgtttttttaattttagtcggttcgagtcccgggcgagttttagaaaatctttgaatgaagttttgtttctttttaaaaataaaggaatgtcacctttaagtaaaatgagccagcttaaggatttaaggtagtttctctccagggcccgacttatctttccacactgtatactggccaataactatagcagttacCCTATTGAAAATAAGAACTTTATTGTGACCATAAATTTTCTTCAGATATTGGGTCAGGGAATAAGATCCCTGATTTATACGCACACCATAATCGTAACTAtgaagtaagtatattttattattagtaagGGCTATTTTCAACTGTTTGTTATCCAATGTAGCCTAACAACCGGAAGCAATGAAACACCAACTTACCTATATCCAGTCCAATTTCTTCCTCCCTGcacaatttttttaagtatcATGATCACAATTTACTTTAACTTTCAAGCCTTTTAAACGTTATTAAACTAAAACGGAACGttattgtaaatatgtaatggAATTTTCTTTTTCGAGATCTCTGCATCATTGTTAGAATTTAGGTTATATAAGTAATCGTTTTCCTTGattgcaaaaaaattaaatcttataatactGTATACCTGCAATACTTAGAACCATCACATATCATACGTAGTTGttgttaataattatatgaAATTTTACAGATTAACAAAAGTGACAAGGTTGATGTCAGATTATACTACGAGTGTTTGTGTCCATTTTGTATAGAGTTTTACACACACACTTTAATCAAAACAGTAGAGAAACTTGGGGCATACATCGATCTTAAAACATATCCGTATGGGAACGCCAAGGTAAGGCATACTCACATCCATCCACAATTAGATTAGGTTACCATACTTTTATTCGTTTGTTATAGAAGGATCCAAAGTCCTCAGCTTcagaaacaaattatacaaaacccGTACGAATAAGAAACTATACCTATGTAGACTTTGGATAAACTACCCAATTAGTAGCCTTTTGAAAGTATACCTACCGTTATAAGTCtcatatttgtaaaaaaaaacactaggtACTGTTGCCGTTAAATAAGGTTGAAGCAGCCAATCATTGAAAGAAGGCCAATATTAGTATGAGTATTGGCCACTCTTACCCAATttgtaaactttattttcagaGGACAAAAGAAAATGGAAAGACCGTTTTCGAGTGCCAGCACGGCGAGGAGGAGTGCTACGGTAACAAGCTGCACGCATGCGCTATAGACATACTCAAGAATACTACTCGGTCCGTGTCTTACATCTCCTGTATGATGTCAGGACAATGGCAAAATTCTGGTTCAAATGATAATGGCGCTACTAGAGTAAGCGAAACGCCTTATCTGTTTAataataagtacataggtacactCATCAAGTGCCCATATCTTCGACCGCATCTAGCTTCATTTCCACCGCAGAATGAGACGTTGGCACAATTCAATGAAAATGAAATCCATGTGACCTTTTTGTGTCTTTTTAAATCTGTATGAGCGTTAGGAATCCTCCATTGTGACGATATACTTAAACGTAACTAGAACTTGCAAGATAGTCACCTGAAAAAGGGACAATAAGTGACTTCATTAAAGATTACATATCTGTTCCTCAAGCGTTGTTGATGTGTGCAATTTATGAGTCTGTAATAAGACTCTTGAGTAATAATAAATGATTGCTTATCTAATTTCAGTGCGGTAAAGAAATGGGAATCAATGCAAAGAAGATCATCAAATGTGCTAAAGGTAAAAAAGGCGAGGAACTACTAGAATATTACGGGAAAGAAACCGATAGAGATGTTCCGAACAAGGAAGGTGTGCCATGGTCGCTAATAAATGGCAAATATGTCAACGGAGGTGAACTTGACAAATGGCTTGCAACAATCTGTGCCGCTTTAGAGCACCCACCGCCACAGtgtaaaaaattgtaaactATGGTTAGCTGGACTAAGAAGATAAATTTGCTTTTTTTATACTTGCATTAAGAAGATAAATTTATATGAATCAAAGGGTAATTATTACTAATTATAAAAACACATAtttgtgcaaattttatttaaatcataTATATGTTATTGAAATGAAAAAATAGATTTATAATTTCAGCTAGAGGTGTTGGAAatattgtttataattataatgtccttaaaaaaataaacagtgTATCCTTTCGATCCTGCCCTGAATATTTTAACGCCAGTTATCCGTCCAGCATTGATCCTAAACCTTTCGTAAGCTATTGTATTGTTGACTCTTCAAAACATGAACTTAATGTTGACATGCTTCAGTTGAATAAGTATAGGATTGTATTGATCAGTGAAGGTTAATCAAAATTGACCAATGATGCTTAGGACTTGATCTGAGAGCCACACTGAATTAATGCATCTTCGAAAAATTATGCGGGAAAACCAGTCCCGAGGCTCGGCCTGTGTACACTAAAAAACGGCAGTAGGTAAAATGGACGTTTTCGCAGGTAAAATGGACTTTTTCCTACTGTTTTCCAAGAGTAAAGAAGCCTTTACGAACAAGTGAgatataaaactaataaatagccGATGAGATTCAAATTAGGTACTATTCTTTGTCGAAAACCTTCCTTCATTAATGACATAACGTAGGAACGGTGAAAAAACTCTCTTTGTAGCGTAGTAATTCAAACGttgtgttgctaacccgcgatttttcaaattagccgcctttttctactgacaagatttgcttgaccaagtatatttacattgttaataatttagtcCTACTTATTTTTCGATTAGTAGTGAAtgtttttaaattgtatattgCTTGACATTTGTATGTAGGTAGATCATAATTATTTAGCTACTATGACGATCATGATATAAATTGGTATTAGTAGATTAGCCTAGAAAAAACTATATTGTAGTTTAATATTATGAAACAAATAAATCTAAAGCTACTTAATCGTATGAAAGTACGGAACTCTCCATTCTGCGTAGTCGGTCATGGCGGGTTTTGCTTTGGTATCAAGTACACTTTATGACCATTTACCCCGTCTACATTTTGCTGCTAAGGCCTATATAAATACTAGTTGTTCAGCTTTGCTATATCATTCGTTCGCTAGACAACGATCAGAACCatacaaattcaaaatgtcACTGttcttgaaattattgttttatttgtcgGGTATAAGTTTTGCTGTCAGTTTTGGTAAGTACATTATTACCTATCACCAATATTGATTTCGCCTGTAACTACCTATGCAAGACGATAATTTATATAGCAACCTTTACGGAACCGTATATAAACCTGAAATTTGGTAATAGTTACAATGTAAGTGCGGATGAAATATTATGTTAACCTACGTGTTGGCGACTGACTGACATGTGACGATGACGGTTTCTTTTGTTGACCTtgactttattataatatttgtaaaaccTTTCTATACTAGTTTGAATTCTTCTTTTCCATGTCAGTCTGCCTGTC
This region of Cydia amplana chromosome 4, ilCydAmpl1.1, whole genome shotgun sequence genomic DNA includes:
- the LOC134647628 gene encoding gamma-interferon-inducible lysosomal thiol reductase-like isoform X1 codes for the protein MFLRCLFISLFAISFAYSSDIGSGNKIPDLYAHHNRNYEINKSDKVDVRLYYECLCPFCIEFYTHTLIKTVEKLGAYIDLKTYPYGNAKRTKENGKTVFECQHGEEECYGNKLHACAIDILKNTTRSVSYISCMMSGQWQNSGSNDNGATRCGKEMGINAKKIIKCAKGKKGEELLEYYGKETDRDVPNKEGVPWSLINGKYVNGGELDKWLATICAALEHPPPQCKKL
- the LOC134647628 gene encoding GILT-like protein 1 isoform X2 translates to MFLRCLFISLFAISFAYSSDIGSGNKIPDLYAHHNRNYERTKENGKTVFECQHGEEECYGNKLHACAIDILKNTTRSVSYISCMMSGQWQNSGSNDNGATRCGKEMGINAKKIIKCAKGKKGEELLEYYGKETDRDVPNKEGVPWSLINGKYVNGGELDKWLATICAALEHPPPQCKKL